From the genome of Parazoarcus communis, one region includes:
- a CDS encoding molybdopterin-dependent oxidoreductase: protein MSMARLALSIDLERCTGCRSCEAACKQVNGLGPHEYRNKVMWLGAPEVPALDFLTVTCQQCERPACVRACPVSPKALSRDPVTGVVSVDTSRCTGCGECVLACPYGAMGYDPVDHHAVKCDLCAPRRARGEGPACASVCPTRAITFGERDSLVARAELAGKPVRDHDHFLQGPATLYLDRKQVAGTASPDRLAHARAPALLTDQSTRQRLTAAHTQAPYRLDKSAPADEVKPGGCHICFNGCTLKFHLRDGEVVNILGNDEDPVFQGRICPKSQMTLQLYKHPARLTRPLKRVGERGSGRFEEISWEQALDEIAQRLMAVRTEHGGEALAIHMGTRTGVLNIMGYTRLFSQLWGTPNVLTTEPFCDAGKVVALELTLGSTSVGNIYTEDDIGSARLFVYFGDNQAETRPVNFGMVNDWRLTSGARMVVIDPRLTATASKADEWLAIRPGTDMALALGLIHEIFATGQHDQAFCEDWVQGWRIWRDFVNAQGYSAEWAASITDLDVTTIRTLATAIASADGCMIFASRGVNQHSNSVQTNRVLMFLAAMTGNWGRRGGGYFNVASEPDWVMVPVPEARRAPITRSAVGRSPVAWLDGMRKGSPYPIRALITGNNPAAQWPGGSAVEDALKSLDLLVHVELFRNETSALADYVLPAASGIEKGGISRLAEDRRIVWNDRIIDPPGEARSDHWIWIELGKRFGFEDVLKDEYKNPSVFWDEVFCRATPDLNGVTMARLKSTPYRWVRTPVAHEDDPEQGTLYLEGTTAFGCTDGRRFPTASGKLEFWNEALEERFLAIGLSALPVFYTEAEQLIDLPHLAPHGEKAEMQVSPFFHSRAVVEGAVWTAATSDSPGAKLRAQGFDTELVTGRPTAPHFHSWTHYFWQAQEMWPDLYCQLHPDKASRIGVRDGGRVCVETPRGTIEARAWITPGIRPDAVFVPIGWDRTQPFHPADSVNALTEGALDPVSHQSNLKLHLCRVRAAT from the coding sequence ATGAGCATGGCCCGTCTTGCCTTGAGCATCGATCTGGAGCGCTGTACCGGTTGCAGGAGCTGCGAGGCCGCCTGCAAGCAGGTCAACGGCCTGGGGCCGCACGAATACCGCAACAAGGTGATGTGGCTGGGCGCCCCCGAGGTGCCTGCGCTCGATTTTCTCACCGTCACGTGTCAGCAGTGCGAGCGTCCTGCCTGCGTGCGTGCCTGCCCGGTGTCGCCCAAAGCGCTCTCGCGCGATCCGGTAACCGGGGTGGTCAGCGTCGATACCTCTCGCTGCACCGGGTGTGGCGAATGCGTACTGGCCTGTCCCTATGGTGCGATGGGCTACGACCCGGTCGATCACCACGCGGTGAAGTGCGATCTGTGTGCGCCGCGGCGCGCGCGCGGAGAGGGGCCGGCGTGTGCCAGCGTGTGCCCGACGCGTGCGATTACGTTTGGCGAGCGCGATTCGCTGGTCGCACGGGCGGAGCTTGCCGGAAAGCCGGTGCGCGACCATGACCATTTTCTGCAGGGGCCTGCAACCCTGTATCTCGACCGCAAGCAGGTTGCCGGCACAGCGTCGCCCGACCGCCTTGCACATGCGCGTGCGCCTGCATTGCTCACGGATCAATCGACCCGGCAGCGCTTGACTGCGGCGCACACGCAAGCGCCATATCGGCTGGACAAGTCGGCGCCAGCCGATGAGGTCAAGCCGGGCGGCTGCCACATTTGCTTTAACGGCTGCACCCTGAAGTTCCATCTGCGCGATGGCGAGGTGGTGAATATTCTCGGCAACGATGAAGATCCGGTGTTTCAGGGCCGGATCTGTCCCAAGTCGCAGATGACCCTGCAGCTCTACAAACATCCAGCCCGCCTGACGCGACCCTTGAAGCGGGTTGGCGAGCGGGGCAGCGGACGCTTCGAGGAGATCAGCTGGGAGCAAGCCCTCGACGAAATCGCGCAGCGCCTGATGGCGGTGCGGACCGAGCACGGCGGCGAGGCCTTGGCAATCCACATGGGTACCCGCACCGGCGTGCTCAACATCATGGGTTACACACGGCTCTTTTCCCAGCTCTGGGGCACGCCAAACGTGCTGACCACCGAGCCCTTCTGCGATGCGGGCAAAGTCGTCGCGCTGGAACTCACGCTGGGTTCGACCAGTGTCGGCAACATCTACACCGAGGATGACATCGGCAGCGCGCGTCTCTTCGTCTACTTTGGCGACAATCAGGCAGAGACCCGGCCGGTCAACTTCGGCATGGTGAATGACTGGCGCCTCACCAGTGGTGCCCGCATGGTTGTCATCGACCCTCGCCTTACTGCCACAGCGAGCAAGGCTGATGAGTGGCTGGCGATCCGTCCGGGTACCGACATGGCGCTGGCGCTGGGTCTGATCCACGAGATCTTTGCCACCGGGCAGCACGACCAGGCGTTCTGCGAGGATTGGGTGCAGGGGTGGAGGATCTGGCGCGATTTCGTCAATGCGCAGGGCTACTCCGCAGAGTGGGCCGCAAGCATCACCGATCTCGATGTCACGACCATCCGCACACTGGCGACCGCCATTGCGAGCGCCGACGGTTGCATGATCTTTGCCAGTCGCGGTGTCAACCAGCACAGCAACTCGGTGCAGACCAACCGGGTGCTCATGTTCCTTGCCGCGATGACCGGCAACTGGGGGCGTCGCGGCGGGGGCTACTTCAACGTGGCTTCCGAGCCTGACTGGGTGATGGTGCCCGTGCCCGAGGCACGGCGCGCGCCGATCACGAGGTCGGCAGTGGGCCGCAGTCCGGTGGCGTGGCTCGATGGCATGCGCAAGGGCAGTCCTTACCCCATCAGGGCGCTGATCACCGGCAATAATCCGGCAGCACAGTGGCCGGGCGGATCTGCAGTGGAAGACGCCTTGAAGAGCCTCGACCTCCTGGTACATGTCGAATTGTTCAGGAACGAGACGTCTGCACTGGCCGACTATGTGCTGCCAGCGGCGAGCGGTATCGAGAAGGGTGGCATCAGTCGCCTTGCCGAGGATCGCCGCATTGTCTGGAACGACAGGATCATCGACCCGCCGGGGGAGGCGCGCTCGGATCACTGGATCTGGATCGAGCTCGGGAAGCGCTTCGGTTTCGAGGACGTGCTCAAGGACGAGTACAAGAATCCGAGCGTGTTCTGGGACGAGGTTTTCTGCCGCGCGACGCCCGATCTCAATGGCGTCACCATGGCACGCCTGAAGTCGACCCCATACCGCTGGGTACGCACACCGGTGGCGCATGAGGATGACCCTGAGCAAGGTACCTTGTATCTCGAAGGCACGACAGCGTTCGGCTGCACTGACGGACGACGGTTTCCCACCGCAAGCGGGAAGCTGGAATTCTGGAACGAGGCGCTTGAGGAGAGGTTTCTTGCGATCGGCTTGTCGGCATTGCCGGTTTTCTATACGGAGGCGGAGCAACTCATCGACTTGCCCCATCTCGCGCCGCACGGCGAGAAGGCGGAGATGCAGGTTTCACCGTTCTTCCATAGTCGCGCAGTGGTTGAAGGCGCGGTCTGGACCGCGGCGACTTCAGACTCGCCCGGCGCGAAGCTGCGTGCACAGGGGTTCGATACCGAACTGGTGACCGGACGACCCACCGCACCCCATTTTCATTCGTGGACGCATTACTTCTGGCAAGCCCAGGAGATGTGGCCGGACCTGTACTGCCAGTTGCACCCCGACAAAGCCAGCCGGATCGGCGTCAGGGATGGGGGGCGGGTCTGTGTCGAAACCCCGCGCGGGACGATCGAGGCGCGGGCCTGGATCACGCCGGGCATCCGTCCCGACGCAGTGTTTGTGCCAATCGGCTGGGACAGAACGCAGCCCTTCCATCCCGCGGACTCGGTGAATGCGCTCACCGAGGGGGCGCTCGATCCGGTGTCGCATCAGAGTAATCTGAAGCTGCACCTCTGCCGCGTGCGTGCGGCAACCTGA
- a CDS encoding cupin domain-containing protein has protein sequence MAIQVIDFNNPDTIATTSRLADRPDRVVGGDPIHTNRAMFDSADGELIAGTWTSTPGKWHAFTDRDEFCYIISGHVRLIAEDGSAQTFRTGDAFLIPNGFRGFWDVVETTTKHYVIRSYKAD, from the coding sequence TTGGCGATCCAGGTCATCGACTTCAACAACCCGGATACCATCGCGACCACGAGCCGGCTTGCCGACAGGCCCGACCGGGTCGTGGGGGGTGATCCGATTCACACCAACAGGGCGATGTTCGACAGCGCGGACGGCGAACTCATTGCGGGCACCTGGACCAGCACGCCGGGGAAATGGCATGCATTCACCGACCGTGACGAGTTCTGCTACATCATCAGCGGACATGTTCGGCTGATTGCAGAAGATGGCAGCGCGCAGACGTTCAGGACCGGCGATGCGTTCCTGATACCGAACGGTTTTCGCGGTTTCTGGGATGTGGTTGAAACGACGACCAAGCACTACGTGATCCGCAGCTATAAAGCCGATTGA
- a CDS encoding Lin0512 family protein, with amino-acid sequence MAKKRVVTQFGMGSSIRSKNYTEAAARAIRDALWHNSLNVAEAFGFPKTAMIIDVEIGVQKPEEVDTSALHGIFPYGQPSITVVKGGLDIPKPHTDGLTVIANAAIIVSFDMEPAND; translated from the coding sequence ATGGCAAAGAAGAGAGTGGTGACCCAGTTCGGGATGGGGAGCTCGATCCGCAGCAAGAACTACACCGAGGCCGCTGCGCGCGCGATTCGCGACGCGCTGTGGCACAACTCGCTGAACGTGGCAGAAGCCTTCGGCTTTCCGAAAACCGCGATGATCATCGACGTGGAGATCGGGGTGCAGAAACCGGAAGAGGTCGATACCTCGGCGCTGCACGGAATCTTTCCCTACGGTCAGCCCTCGATCACCGTGGTCAAGGGCGGGCTGGACATTCCGAAACCGCACACCGACGGCCTGACCGTGATTGCAAATGCCGCAATCATCGTATCGTTCGACATGGAGCCCGCAAATGACTGA
- a CDS encoding Lin0512 family protein, producing the protein MTEAITEKRIILEMGTGNDLYGADYTKAAIRAVHDALHHSSIVLFKSLGYDHLSMRVQVTIGVQEPDKVDTDRVAAELPRGRAEVTAVFGGLNVRDDEQDTTHVIATAAVEAYLPVDAAEWKLCS; encoded by the coding sequence ATGACTGAGGCGATCACGGAGAAACGCATCATTCTCGAGATGGGTACCGGCAATGATCTCTACGGTGCCGACTACACCAAGGCTGCCATCCGCGCGGTACACGACGCGCTGCATCACTCGTCGATCGTGCTGTTCAAGTCGCTGGGCTACGATCACTTGAGCATGCGGGTGCAGGTCACGATCGGTGTGCAGGAGCCGGACAAGGTCGACACCGATCGCGTGGCTGCGGAGTTGCCGCGTGGCCGGGCAGAGGTGACGGCGGTGTTTGGCGGGCTGAACGTGCGGGATGACGAACAGGATACGACGCATGTGATCGCCACTGCGGCCGTCGAAGCCTATCTGCCGGTGGATGCGGCGGAGTGGAAGCTTTGCAGCTGA
- a CDS encoding EAL domain-containing protein, with product MRLTLPPITPSLLYLLFLALSGFAVADDSTADPARALSSADAAWLAAHPVIRLGIDPNYGPYSFLDEQGRAQGVVPDFLGHIEKKLGVRFSLKTHLDWPGLMAALKQGQIDAIATMVKLPEREADFVFSRIYLPTPLVIMTRNDEPRLKSVEALENLRVALVRDYSSARQTLKLAPGLDPHFVGNPEEGLDAVATGSADAYVGALGVNSFLAIRRGITNLKVNAGFEMSGNGQRFAVRKDWPELARLIDHALLAIPEDERAAIFVRWLPLRSEQVFRLESHSLASRVLPWLLFLTSVVSLAYLSAVIWNRQLRRELARRKSELERALSIAGIGDWSVDVKSGRIHLADVIFRIAGQAPTGCDWATLRSWIHPDSQATGDALCSQMETVSPGETIPDTFIQLLRPDGSTSWLEITVATDFNADGKPFRYYGTARDVSERKHAEEEIRNLAYFDSLTGLPNRRQLLDRLQQALSVSGRSGEIGALLVLDLDRFKDLNDTQGHDAGDELLIEVANQICTHVRREDIVARPGGDEYVIIAENLGAELSTAALQAGAIAEQCRTALSKPFFIGRGAQQYDCTTSIGVTLFQGADTGVDGLLKQAEVALYQAKRAGKNAVRFFSADMQAAIDARMQMETALRQGLKAGELQLHYQPQVDSSGTRIGAEALLRWYPSNAAPVPPASFIPVAEESGLILPIGDWVLKTACAQLKQWEADADTRELSIAVNVSARQFLQADFVDQVIAMLDATGARPERLKLELTESVVLESIETVIDRMRRLKEIGITFSLDDFGTGYSSLSYLKRLPLDQVKIDRAFVRDITTDQNDAAIVRATLAMGQSLGLNVIAEGVETEAQHALLVEYGCPQFQGYLFSKPIPIEDW from the coding sequence ATGAGATTGACGTTACCTCCCATTACACCGTCGCTGCTGTATCTGCTCTTCCTTGCTCTCAGTGGCTTCGCAGTTGCAGATGACTCAACCGCGGATCCGGCGCGCGCGCTGTCGTCCGCCGACGCGGCTTGGCTGGCGGCGCACCCCGTCATCCGCCTGGGCATCGACCCCAATTACGGCCCCTACTCCTTCCTGGATGAGCAAGGCCGCGCACAGGGCGTCGTGCCCGACTTTCTCGGACACATCGAAAAGAAGCTGGGCGTCCGCTTCTCGCTGAAGACCCATCTCGACTGGCCGGGATTGATGGCAGCCTTGAAGCAGGGGCAAATCGACGCCATCGCCACCATGGTGAAGCTGCCCGAGCGCGAGGCCGACTTCGTCTTCAGCCGCATCTATCTGCCAACGCCGTTGGTCATCATGACCCGCAACGACGAGCCCAGGCTGAAGTCGGTCGAGGCACTCGAGAATCTGCGCGTCGCCCTAGTACGTGATTATTCGTCAGCCAGGCAGACGCTCAAGCTCGCTCCCGGGCTCGATCCTCACTTCGTTGGCAACCCCGAGGAAGGTCTGGATGCCGTCGCCACCGGTTCGGCAGATGCCTATGTCGGCGCACTGGGGGTCAACAGTTTTCTGGCGATTCGACGCGGCATCACCAACCTGAAAGTCAATGCCGGGTTTGAGATGAGCGGGAACGGCCAGCGCTTTGCCGTCCGAAAGGACTGGCCCGAACTGGCCAGACTCATTGACCATGCCCTGCTCGCGATTCCCGAGGACGAGAGGGCGGCGATCTTCGTACGCTGGTTGCCGCTGCGCTCCGAACAGGTGTTCCGCCTGGAATCTCACAGCCTCGCCAGTCGCGTGCTGCCGTGGCTGCTGTTCCTGACTTCGGTGGTCAGCCTGGCCTACCTGAGCGCGGTGATCTGGAACCGTCAGTTGAGGCGCGAACTGGCTCGGCGAAAATCGGAACTGGAGCGTGCGCTCAGTATCGCCGGGATAGGCGACTGGTCCGTCGACGTCAAGAGCGGGCGCATTCACTTGGCGGACGTGATCTTCCGCATCGCAGGCCAAGCGCCAACAGGGTGCGACTGGGCCACGCTGCGCAGCTGGATCCATCCCGACAGCCAGGCAACCGGTGACGCACTTTGCTCACAGATGGAGACGGTTTCTCCGGGCGAGACCATTCCGGACACCTTCATCCAGCTGCTCCGCCCGGACGGCAGCACGAGCTGGCTGGAGATCACCGTCGCTACAGACTTCAACGCGGACGGCAAGCCCTTCAGGTATTACGGCACCGCGCGGGACGTTTCTGAACGCAAGCATGCCGAAGAGGAGATCCGCAACCTTGCCTACTTTGACAGTCTGACCGGTTTGCCCAACCGGCGGCAGCTCCTGGACCGCCTGCAGCAGGCGTTGAGCGTCAGCGGCCGCAGCGGCGAAATTGGCGCCCTGCTGGTGCTTGACCTTGATCGCTTCAAGGATCTCAACGATACCCAGGGGCACGACGCCGGCGACGAGTTGCTGATCGAAGTCGCCAACCAGATTTGCACCCATGTTCGCCGTGAAGACATCGTCGCCCGCCCCGGGGGTGACGAATACGTCATCATCGCTGAAAACCTCGGCGCCGAACTCTCCACCGCCGCGCTGCAGGCCGGAGCCATCGCCGAGCAGTGCCGTACTGCGCTGTCGAAGCCTTTTTTCATCGGCAGGGGCGCGCAGCAGTATGACTGCACCACGAGTATCGGGGTCACCCTCTTTCAAGGCGCAGACACCGGCGTGGACGGTCTGCTCAAGCAGGCCGAAGTCGCCTTGTATCAAGCCAAGCGCGCCGGCAAGAACGCCGTCCGCTTTTTTAGTGCCGACATGCAGGCCGCCATCGACGCAAGAATGCAGATGGAGACCGCGCTACGCCAGGGGCTGAAGGCAGGCGAACTCCAGCTCCACTACCAACCGCAGGTCGACTCCAGCGGAACCCGGATCGGCGCCGAGGCCCTGCTCCGGTGGTACCCGAGCAATGCCGCTCCGGTGCCACCTGCGAGTTTCATTCCGGTTGCCGAGGAAAGCGGCCTCATTCTTCCGATCGGCGACTGGGTGCTGAAGACGGCCTGCGCCCAGCTCAAGCAGTGGGAAGCCGATGCGGACACCAGGGAACTGAGCATTGCGGTGAACGTCAGCGCCCGGCAATTCTTGCAAGCGGACTTCGTCGATCAGGTCATCGCCATGCTTGACGCCACGGGAGCGAGGCCGGAGCGCCTCAAGCTCGAACTGACCGAAAGCGTCGTGCTCGAATCGATCGAGACCGTCATCGACCGCATGCGCCGGTTGAAAGAAATCGGCATCACCTTTTCGCTCGACGACTTCGGCACCGGCTACTCCTCGCTGTCGTATCTGAAGCGCCTTCCCCTCGACCAGGTCAAGATCGACCGGGCCTTCGTTCGTGACATCACCACCGACCAGAACGACGCCGCCATCGTTCGCGCCACGCTCGCCATGGGCCAGTCGCTCGGCCTGAACGTCATTGCCGAAGGCGTGGAAACCGAGGCGCAGCATGCCCTGCTGGTCGAATACGGCTGCCCTCAGTTCCAGGGTTACCTCTTCAGCAAACCGATCCCGATCGAGGACTGGTAG
- a CDS encoding MFS transporter, with protein MSAPPGQHIADQNCRLFVLFRVLFNSRFYYPVLAVLFLDLGLTATQYTLLNFVWALVIVLAEVPSGVLADRIGRRPLVLAAALCMVAEMLVLAAAPQNGGLLLFLFCLLNRVLSGLAEAMASGADESLAFDALADEGREREWPQVLAQLMQWRAVGMVVAMLVGSAVYDPSLLNGLAASAGLAFTLDQATTLRFPIYLNLLTALGVLIVCLRMQEPARRSGGAIPTTRQAVESMLDAGRWIARNPLALFVIIGGLLIDSVLRVFMTFGSAYYRMIDLPEASFGIIGATMAGIGIVVAPMARRLVTAGYMLRTYGALAALALLGLVGVALGIPHWGVLFALPLSAAMAAVGFAVSHYLNAAVDSRHRATVLSFKGLAFNLGYGFVSLLFAMALRAYRDTGSAHEGLAGALGLLPVWLAFTAAALTWAFRHHLAVLRKHL; from the coding sequence ATGAGTGCGCCCCCCGGACAGCATATCGCCGACCAGAATTGCCGCCTGTTCGTCCTGTTCCGGGTACTGTTCAATTCGCGCTTCTACTATCCGGTACTGGCCGTCCTGTTTCTTGACCTCGGCCTCACGGCCACCCAGTACACCCTGCTCAATTTCGTCTGGGCCCTGGTCATCGTGCTGGCAGAGGTGCCATCCGGCGTGCTCGCCGACCGCATCGGCCGCCGGCCGCTCGTCCTCGCAGCTGCCCTTTGCATGGTAGCTGAAATGCTGGTGCTCGCTGCTGCACCGCAAAATGGCGGGCTTCTGCTTTTCCTGTTCTGCCTGCTCAACCGTGTCCTGAGCGGACTGGCCGAAGCGATGGCCAGCGGTGCCGACGAGTCACTTGCGTTTGACGCCCTCGCGGACGAAGGGCGGGAACGGGAATGGCCGCAGGTCCTTGCGCAGCTGATGCAGTGGAGGGCTGTCGGTATGGTGGTCGCGATGCTGGTCGGCAGCGCGGTGTACGACCCAAGCCTGCTCAACGGCCTTGCGGCCAGCGCCGGCCTCGCGTTTACGCTGGATCAGGCCACCACGCTGCGCTTTCCGATCTACCTCAATCTGCTCACTGCGCTGGGCGTCCTGATCGTCTGCCTGCGCATGCAGGAGCCTGCCCGCAGGTCAGGGGGCGCCATCCCGACGACCAGACAGGCGGTCGAATCGATGCTCGACGCCGGACGCTGGATTGCGCGCAACCCGCTCGCGCTGTTCGTCATCATCGGCGGCTTGCTGATCGACAGCGTGCTCCGTGTCTTCATGACCTTCGGCAGTGCCTACTACCGCATGATCGACCTGCCCGAAGCCAGCTTTGGCATCATCGGCGCCACGATGGCAGGCATCGGTATCGTGGTGGCGCCGATGGCACGCAGACTCGTGACCGCAGGCTACATGCTGCGCACTTACGGCGCGCTCGCAGCGCTCGCACTCCTGGGGCTGGTGGGCGTGGCGCTGGGCATCCCGCACTGGGGCGTGCTGTTCGCCCTGCCCCTGTCTGCAGCCATGGCTGCGGTGGGATTCGCCGTGTCCCACTACCTGAATGCTGCGGTGGATTCCCGCCATCGTGCCACCGTGCTGTCGTTCAAGGGCCTGGCATTCAACCTCGGCTACGGTTTCGTGAGCCTGCTCTTCGCCATGGCCCTGCGCGCATATCGCGATACCGGCTCCGCGCATGAAGGCCTGGCCGGCGCCCTCGGTCTGCTGCCCGTGTGGCTGGCCTTCACCGCTGCAGCGCTGACGTGGGCATTCCGGCACCACCTCGCGGTCCTGCGCAAGCACTTGTAG
- a CDS encoding N-formylglutamate amidohydrolase: MLASTHARAPGASSEGEEIRDALVITCEHGGNRIPPAYRVLFRSEQDLVASHRGFDAGALVMARSLARAFSAPLAYATVCRLLVDLNRSVGHRHLHFETVRKAPRAVREHILARYYHPHRDEVERLIMQTVERRGRAIHICSHSFTPELKGRPREADIGLLYDPSRPGEVALCDRWKTALEACAPELVVRRNYPYSGKADGVASWFRARLPADVYVGIELELNQKHVDAANPQWKALRKVVVDSLRTALAGERR, from the coding sequence ATGCTGGCAAGCACTCATGCCCGGGCACCGGGTGCATCAAGCGAAGGGGAGGAGATCCGGGACGCGTTGGTGATTACCTGCGAGCACGGGGGAAACCGGATTCCACCGGCCTACCGCGTGCTGTTCCGTTCGGAACAAGACCTGGTGGCCTCGCATCGCGGATTCGACGCAGGGGCGCTGGTGATGGCGCGGTCGCTGGCGAGGGCGTTTTCAGCGCCACTTGCATATGCGACGGTGTGCCGCCTGCTGGTCGACCTGAATCGCTCGGTCGGGCACCGGCACCTGCACTTCGAAACTGTTCGCAAGGCGCCACGGGCGGTGCGTGAGCACATTCTCGCGCGCTATTACCACCCTCATCGCGATGAGGTCGAGCGCCTGATCATGCAGACGGTCGAGCGCCGCGGGCGCGCGATTCACATCTGTTCGCACAGTTTCACTCCCGAGTTGAAGGGGCGCCCGCGAGAGGCCGATATCGGCTTGCTCTATGACCCTTCGCGGCCCGGTGAGGTGGCGTTGTGCGACCGCTGGAAAACAGCGCTTGAAGCGTGTGCACCGGAACTTGTGGTTCGCCGGAACTATCCCTATTCGGGGAAGGCGGACGGCGTGGCGTCCTGGTTCCGTGCTCGTCTCCCGGCCGATGTGTACGTGGGCATCGAACTGGAGCTCAACCAGAAACACGTGGACGCAGCAAATCCGCAATGGAAGGCCCTGCGCAAGGTCGTGGTCGACTCGCTGCGGACTGCGCTTGCCGGCGAACGCCGGTGA
- a CDS encoding transglutaminase-like domain-containing protein yields the protein MKIRVGYELIYDCPQPTPMILSLNVHFSRASDLIIPDHLITDPSVPVTAYRDRFGNWCTRIVAPKGQIRLTADALINDTGEPDPVVPGARQVPVQELPDETLEFLLGSRYCETDRLSDIAWGLFDKAPTGWGRVQAICDYVNRNVSFGYQHARATKTAWDVFHEQTGVCRDYAHLAIAFCRCMNIPARYCTGYLGDIGMPPPYEPMDFAGWFEAYLDGKWYTFDPRNNTPRIGRVLIARGCDAADVAISNTFGPNTLKSFRVWTDQVFNG from the coding sequence GTGAAGATTCGCGTCGGTTACGAACTGATTTACGACTGCCCGCAGCCCACGCCGATGATTCTGTCGCTGAACGTGCATTTCAGCCGTGCGTCAGACCTGATCATTCCCGACCATCTGATTACCGATCCGTCGGTACCGGTCACGGCCTATCGCGACCGCTTCGGCAACTGGTGCACCCGGATCGTTGCACCCAAGGGCCAGATCAGACTGACCGCCGATGCCTTGATCAACGACACTGGCGAGCCTGATCCGGTTGTGCCGGGTGCGCGGCAGGTTCCGGTTCAGGAACTGCCTGACGAGACCCTGGAGTTTCTGCTCGGAAGCCGGTATTGCGAAACCGATCGTCTTTCGGACATCGCCTGGGGGCTGTTCGACAAGGCGCCGACGGGGTGGGGGCGTGTGCAGGCCATCTGCGACTACGTGAACAGGAACGTTTCATTCGGCTACCAGCACGCCCGCGCGACCAAGACCGCATGGGATGTGTTTCATGAACAGACCGGGGTGTGCCGCGATTACGCGCACCTCGCCATCGCGTTCTGCCGTTGCATGAATATTCCGGCGCGCTACTGCACCGGCTATCTTGGCGACATCGGCATGCCGCCACCCTACGAGCCGATGGATTTTGCGGGCTGGTTCGAGGCCTATCTCGACGGCAAGTGGTACACCTTCGATCCGCGCAACAACACCCCTCGTATCGGCCGCGTGCTGATCGCCCGCGGCTGCGACGCTGCGGATGTTGCCATCAGCAACACCTTCGGGCCGAACACGCTGAAGAGCTTCAGGGTGTGGACCGACCAGGTGTTCAATGGCTGA